The following nucleotide sequence is from Armatimonadota bacterium.
GGAAAAGCTCGAAGCGAGCCATTTTATTGACGACGCCTTCGGGTGCATCTGACGTGTCGCAGTATCCGCGTATGTTGTCTTCAATTCTCTTGACGTCCTCGGAGGCGGGGTCCATATTCGAGACGGCACGAATCGCTTCAGAAAGGTCTAGCGTAACTGTAGTGACTCCTAGACGCTGGAGAGCTTTCTCGCTAACGCGGCAAGTCCAGAATGCATCGGGGCGGGCCCCTATTTGACCGTATCTAGCATTCCTAATACCATTCACCACCCGGCAAAGTGCCATGAAGCGTTGGAGTTCGTCTTGGAAAGAATCTTCTCTTGGGAAGCAAATAGGCACACGAGCGACGGTATACTTCACACCTAGCTGTCTTAGGGCTTCTCCAATCGAAATAAGCCCGCAGAAAGAATCTCTCCTATCCGTGCTAGGCTTTAACACCTCTTCTTCCTGACAGCCGAATATTAGTATTGGCACGTTCAACGCCGCTGTTTTGATTGTAAAAGCCACTGCTTGTTCGTCGCCAAAATTGACTGCGGCGACAATAATGCCTTGGACACTTTCCTCCCTGAAGAGGCGTCCCGTCTTCAGCGCCTCCTCGTAGGTTTCAACGCATCCAAGCTTTGTCATATCTTCGCTTGGAACCACAACCTCAATGCCAGCCTTTTCCATGGCCGCGATAGTTTCTTTGCGCATTTGGGCAGCAAGGATGTCGCTGAAAAAACCTCTGTTGGCGGGTATTAAGCCGATTTTCATCGCCTACTAATCCTCCTGTTTGGCACTCTGAAGTAGGAAAGAAAACTCAACAATTTGGTTTATACACGCTACTTCGGCGTATGGACTCTTTTTTCCTTCTGTTATTATGCGCCCCAAAAGCTGTATGTCGGTATTTTGAAAATAATCCCATAAATGCTCCAGAATGAACCGACAACGCACTGTCCTAGTATTAGCCCGAGGAAAAATGGGATTGCCCACCGATATGTTTTTAAGCCGCCGAAGCGGAGAATCAGCGACTTTAACAACCAAGCAATGAATAACGGAAGCCAGACAAGGTTCATCGACCAACTTCCCGAAATTGCGTAGCCGATAGGATGAAATGGAAACCCGACCGACCGAATGCGAATTAGGTTTAGAAGCATGCAGAAAGTGAAACCTATCACGATTGCCCAAGTAGCCAGAAGGTTTGGCGGCTGAGGTGAACTAATCCAGGCGTTTAGGCGGGTGTACATCTCGGTGCTGAACCATATGCCGGAGTTAAATTTCGCCGCTGTTCCTTTAATATAGGCGTGGTGGAGAAATGCCCAGAACGCCGAAAAGGTTCCAAGAAAGCACGCTGCGCTCATTGCCCAGAAGTAGAAGCGCCGACTTGATTTGGTCGGGTCAGAAACCTTCAGCCCTTCCATTAGCACTGGCATCGGGTGGCTTCGGTAAGCGCGGTTGAACCAGAAGAAATAACTCAAGGCGGTCAGCGAGCGCCCATCAATGTTTTCCGTGCCAACCACCCTTGTAATGATATGGTCAGGTCCGGAGAAATGGAGGTCGTGCACTGGCGGCCCAAGTTCGGCGCGGATGCGTGTTACGGCAACCGACAAGGCAAGGTAAATCAACATCCCGGCGAAAGCCAACCAGGGCTTCAAACCCAGCAGAACAAAGAATCCAACAAGCATGAAAGTCCCCACAACCGCTCCAATCCCTGCCACACGATAGTCAATGGCTTCGTTGCTACAATCAACTGCAGAAGGCCGACCAAGGATTTTCTTGATAATTTCTCTAAGTTGTCGTCTCCCCGTATAAAGAAGGAAAGCCACGATAGCCATATAGCCGCCGAAGCACTGTTCGGTTATGAACGGGAAGTTAGGAGTGACGTCCCAAGCCATAGCGTTTGACACAACTAGCTGCATCTTCCAGAAAACATAGAAGAACCAGCACGAGAAAAGAAGGTCCACGGGGAGCAGGAAACCCAGACCAATTGCAAAGGGATAAAACGAATACGGAGTCCAGCCAACTGCACTCCACGGTTTTGCAGTAAGATATGGCCGCAAATCAGTATGTTTGACGACAATCTCAGGGATTGCGGGATAGAGGTAATGAAGCCCGTTAATGAAATCAATTCCTCCGGCTAGTATGAAACCCGCCCACATCAGCTTATTTCGATAAAGCTTTCCCTCGACATCGCTCATTTCGATTGGCAGATAAACAATCGGGAACGACAGTTTTTCTCTGTCTTGCCATTGCGCTCTAACCAATGTATTGATGCACATGAAAACAAAAAGTAGCACGAAGATGAAGCCTGCCCAAATCAGCACGGGTGATATCCAAGGCTCAAGATTGCTCCACCTATAAAGCGATGAAGCGCCATTATAGTAGCCTTTCAGCGCATCCATGTCGTCAACAAGAACAAACTTTGGCAGATATCCGCCAAAGTTGCTCATCCATCTGTTGCTTGCATTGGCAAAAAAGTAAGGATGGCCCATCATCATTATGAGCACAGGAATGGAATCGTGGCCTGCAAGCGCACTTCCTATAGCAACCATTGTGTAAACTAAGAGCAACTCGGTTTGGGTTAGCGCAACCTTAGGAGCAAATTGGTGGATAAAATGATTTAGCAACCAAACGATTAGCAATATGAAGATGACGTTAGCAAAAAGCGATATACTCGTTGGAAATGGCCCGGGTAAAACCTTTTCCATTAAGATGACCCAGTAGCTATTGATAGGAATTATCAACAGCCCAAGAATCACTGCACGAAATCTTAATACGCGGGCATGTGCGAGCTTTTCGGGCCTACCAGGCCGAGCAACCTCTGACTGCTTTTCGAGGGATGTTTTTTCCATGTCTACAAGATAGGATTATACTTTGGAAGCATTAATCCTCTTGAGAGAAAAAACAATTTGAAAGGAGGCATCAATGTATAGAGGGAAAAATTGCAAAGAAAACAATTACCAGATATCTTTTACGTTCGGTCTTCCGGCGGCTTTCGCACGGACATAGCTTAAATAAGTATCAACTGCATGCCACTCAAATCCATCACTAACTACAGGTCGTAGGATATCCGCTTTTTCAAGATCCCTGAGAGCACATTCCCATTGCTTAAGGCGCGCGAAGAGCACTCCGCGTTCTAAATAAAGCCTATAGTTTTTCGGATTGTGCCGAATTCCCTCGTTAATGAAGGCCTTTGCGCGGTCATATTCCTTTGTGCGATAAAACCAATAAGTGCCAACACACCATGCTTCTACGTAGTGAGGATTGAGGCGGACAGCAACAACGAACCAGGGAAGAATCTCTTTCTCATCTGCGCCAACGACATGCCTTTCGCTGCTTGGTATGGCGGTCTCCTGAAGTAACTTAATATATCTCATTAATGGGAGACTTAAATTTTCTGGTTTATTACCCTTCTTATGGTGTAAGTTTTCATTCTCCTCATGTGATTCATTGCCGCGCACACCGGAATGGAAATAAACATCAGCCTGCTTATATGCTGCTTGCGCCGCAACCTCCGACGCCCCGCCAAGTAGCTGTGTTAGAACATCTTCAGGCTGCGGATTTGCAGAATGAACTATGGGGTTAAGAATAGCAGCAAGAAGAACCACGGAAAAAAGAAAAGAAATTACGACCGCAATGGACTTCACCATTAAAGCCACCTTCGCCGAAAAATTAGCGAACATACAGCTATCAAGCCAATTGCGTAGACTATCCCGTAAATTGCAATATAAAGAAATATCCAAAACGGAAGGGGTCCCCATCCATGAACAAACCGCTGGGTTACATTAAAAAATTCGAAATGCGGCATCAAAAGATATAAACACCACGCTATATACTGCCATATACTGGATACTCCCAGGATCATATCCGACAGCGATTTTGCGCCATATCTCATGACGCATAAGATTATGAAAGAAAATGTTACCGCACCTGCAGTTGTTGAGAAAGAGGAAAAGAAAACAGCCAGCGAGCACAACATAAATAATGCCACCAGCTGAAGAGCAAATGCCTGCCACAGCATCGGATCAACTAATGCTTCTCCACCTTTTACGCAGAGCATAGTAGCTAGGACAAGAAACAATCCTGTCAGACAAATGCCAGCAGCTCCAGCCGCTCCAATTGTCCTTCCAAGTACATATTGCCACCTAGGTAAAGGCCTAGCGAGTATTACATAAACTGTTTTGCTTTCTAAATCCTGAGGGATTTGGCGAGCTGCAAGAGGAACAGCCAGAGCAAAGGATGAAAGCCATACGACTTGCATTATTACATCTTTTGCAAACCTGCCCGCGCTTGATTCACCAATATTGATTAGATGAAGCCAAATAGCAAGTCCAATGATTAAAACAAGAACGACATAAAATTCCTTGCGGCGCAAAGTCTCAATAATAGAAAGGTATGCAACTGCTAGGCAGCCCATGGCAATTCCTCCCCAAGTAACCGCACGAACGCCTGCTCCAAATTAGTCTCATTTCCGACGAGCTCTGCAATCGGTCCTTGAAATACTAGGCTTCCTTCATTCATTAGCAAAATCCTATCGGCTACCATCTCAATCTCCCCAAGCTCATGGGAGGAGAATAAAATTGTTTTTCCTTCTGACCTTAGACTTGAAAGCATCGTGCGCATTCTCATTCGAGCAATCGGGTCCAAGCCCGACATGGGCTCGTCTAAAATAAGTATCTCAGGGTCATGTAGAAGCGCCTGGGTAAAGCCAGCCTGCTGAAGCATGCCCTTTGAGAAACCCAAAAGTTTCGTTTTTAGATAAGGGGTCATTCCCGTCCGTTCAGCCGCAAACTTAACACACTTTTCTCGTTGTCCTCTAGGAACCCCAGACAATGCGGCACAAATACGAAGAAATTCGCAAAGCTTCAAATATTTTGGATAGTAAGATACCTCCGGCATGTACCCAACGCTCAATCTTGATTTTGGGTTGGAGCTTGAAATACCTGCTATGAAACATTCACCATGTGCCACGGGGATTAAATTAAGCAATGCTTTGATTGTAGAAGTTTTTCCTGCACCATTTGGGCCGATAAAACCAACTATTTCGCCACGGTGAACTTTGAAAGACAAATCCTTTACCGCTTGACGTTTTTTACCATGCCCTGCAGAGTAATCAATATTAAGACATCTTGCCTCAATTATCGGTGCCCCCACGATTCTTCAACTCCCAATCGTAGTTATCGGCATGACCTCGAAGATTCATTAGCCTTGTCTTAAGAAGATTCATTAGCCTTGTCTTAAATAGAAAAACAGTCTTGACCTCACTCAATAAACAGTCTATGATTGTAACAATAATACCGTTACTGCGCCAAAAACGATAAGGAGGGACTCATGATACGCACCACGTGCAATAAAATTCCGCATTATATCCTGCTCATCATAATAAACATCTCCCTTTTAGCTACATTCACCCCACTTCAAGCAGCAGCAGGAGAAATGCCTTCCAAGCTTGTTCGAGACGCAATAGAAAAGGCTGTTATGGCTGTCAAGCCCGCTTTAGTTCGGATTCACGTGGTGAGCGCCGAATACTACGAGGGGAAAGAATCTAAGAGCGAGAGTTTTGGCAGCGGCTTTATAATCTCAAAAGAGGGCTATGTCATAACCAACCATCATGTTGCTGGCGATGCAAAGCAGATAATCTGCACCCTTGCAAATAAAGAAGAAATTGATGCCGAGTTAGTTGGCACAGACCCAATGACTGATATTGCAGTCATCAAGCTCCTTCCACCAACAAAACGAGTGTTTCCAACTGCAAAATTCGGTGACTCTTCTAAAATAAAAGTTGGCGATTATGTTTTTGCAATGGGCAGTCCACTAGCCTTCTCTCAGTCAGTAACCATGGGGGTGGTAAGCAATA
It contains:
- a CDS encoding ABC transporter ATP-binding protein produces the protein MGAPIIEARCLNIDYSAGHGKKRQAVKDLSFKVHRGEIVGFIGPNGAGKTSTIKALLNLIPVAHGECFIAGISSSNPKSRLSVGYMPEVSYYPKYLKLCEFLRICAALSGVPRGQREKCVKFAAERTGMTPYLKTKLLGFSKGMLQQAGFTQALLHDPEILILDEPMSGLDPIARMRMRTMLSSLRSEGKTILFSSHELGEIEMVADRILLMNEGSLVFQGPIAELVGNETNLEQAFVRLLGEELPWAA
- a CDS encoding ABC transporter permease — encoded protein: MGCLAVAYLSIIETLRRKEFYVVLVLIIGLAIWLHLINIGESSAGRFAKDVIMQVVWLSSFALAVPLAARQIPQDLESKTVYVILARPLPRWQYVLGRTIGAAGAAGICLTGLFLVLATMLCVKGGEALVDPMLWQAFALQLVALFMLCSLAVFFSSFSTTAGAVTFSFIILCVMRYGAKSLSDMILGVSSIWQYIAWCLYLLMPHFEFFNVTQRFVHGWGPLPFWIFLYIAIYGIVYAIGLIAVCSLIFRRRWL
- a CDS encoding L-fucose/L-arabinose isomerase family protein; this encodes MKIGLIPANRGFFSDILAAQMRKETIAAMEKAGIEVVVPSEDMTKLGCVETYEEALKTGRLFREESVQGIIVAAVNFGDEQAVAFTIKTAALNVPILIFGCQEEEVLKPSTDRRDSFCGLISIGEALRQLGVKYTVARVPICFPREDSFQDELQRFMALCRVVNGIRNARYGQIGARPDAFWTCRVSEKALQRLGVTTVTLDLSEAIRAVSNMDPASEDVKRIEDNIRGYCDTSDAPEGVVNKMARFELFLRKFVEEKDLNGLAIQCWTSFQDNLSMCACATMGRLGEEGIPCACESDILGTLSMHALLLASGSPAGLADWNNLHNEDPNLVNLWHCGVFPGSFAKTRLKLGIQEIISHTIGKDNSWGAVEFEVKEGPVTLLRATQDADGNHKAVIVPANIEASNAKTFGAYGWARINNLTKLYRDILVRHFPHHVGFTRGKVEDVLWEAFGNYLGFEVYATDQVVPGMWTPEPPFPPR